The Chordicoccus furentiruminis DNA window CTGGCGCTGATTTTCGGCAACGCGGTGCTTTCGTTCTATGAGATCGAGCTGATCAACAACTACTATATTGCCCGCATGGAGCCGAAGTATGTCTGGCTGAATGTCTGGATCACCTTTGTTCTTTACCTCGTGATCGTGTTCCTCACCAACTCGCTTCCGACCGGGATGAGGATCGGAAACGTCTTCTTCCTCTGCTGGGGCATCGCCAATTATTTTGTGCAGAGCTTTCGCGGCTCGCCGTTTCAGTGGGTGGATCTGTATTCGATCCGGACCGCTTCCAATGTGGCCGGAAATTACCGCTACAATCCGAACTGGGAAGTGGTCGCCTGTACGGTGCTCACCTTCGCCGTCTTCGGTTTTTACGGTCATTTCCATCTGGCCTGCAATTTCCGCCGGATTCCGCTGAAGGTGCTCTCCCGCGGGATTGCGGTGGCACTGTTTGCGGCTTTCTACATCGTCATATTCAGGACCGACTATCTGAGCAGCACCGGGATCTGGCTTCGTGACTGGCAGCCCTGGTACACCTACCGGCTGTTCGGGATGGAATCGGGCTTTCTCGCATTTGCAAAGAATTCGATGCCGAAGGAACCGGACACTTACTCGTCAGACAAGGTGAAAAGTATCATCAGCACCTCGGAAAAAAAGAATGCCTCCCTCGGGCAGGACGCATCCCTCGTCCAGCCTGAGAACATCATCTGCATCATGGATGAGGCGTTCTCGGATCTGACGGTCTACCCGAACTTCAGGGCGGACACAGATCTGATGCCGACAATCGACTCTCTGAAGGAGAACACGCAGAGCGGCCATCTGCTGGTTTCGGTGAAAGGCGGTACGACGGCCAACACCGAATATGAGTTCCTGACCGGCAATTCCTGCGCGCTGTCGCCTTCTACGGTGGTTTACACGTCCTTCATCAAGGACAATCAGTACTCCCTTGCGCGGACGCTGAAGGCCCAGGGATACCGTGCGGTGGCCATGCATCCGTATCTCGCCAGCGGCTGGTCGCGAACGCTCGTCTACCCGCGGATGGGCTTCGATGAGTTCCTCTCGCTGGACAACAGCAGCAGCTTCGCGGGCACCGATACCGTACGCGGCTTTGTCAGCGATCAGGCGGATTTCGAGTCCGTCATCGATCAGGTGAAAAACAAGAAGAAGGGAGAGAAACTCTTCCTCTTCAACGTCACGATGCAGAATCACAGTTCCTACAACGACCCGACACTGACCAGCACGGCTCATACAGTCGGCTACAGCGGTATGTACAAAAGCCAGGCGGATCAGTATCTGACTCTGGTGACGATGACCGACCAGGCGGTTCAGACGCTGATCGATTATTTCAGCAGGAGCGATGAGAAGACGCTGATCTGCTTCTGGGGCGATCATCAGCCGGAGATCGGAGATGACTTCTGGGAGTACTGCCTCGGCAAGGATCAGTCCTCGCTGAACTTCGACGAGCAGCAGCTGGAGTACCAGTCGAAGTTCTTCATCTGGGCGAACTATGA harbors:
- a CDS encoding LTA synthase family protein; the protein is MLHSVFPNFEARGVRGKLAFAMKFAGTAVGLVILFWYRNLFFCAPRVIRTTSVMNKAVDIPFENARSFIFFFLIALLAFSCLDGLRAAYGRGTGTKRHAFSNPLTMLASLALIFGNAVLSFYEIELINNYYIARMEPKYVWLNVWITFVLYLVIVFLTNSLPTGMRIGNVFFLCWGIANYFVQSFRGSPFQWVDLYSIRTASNVAGNYRYNPNWEVVACTVLTFAVFGFYGHFHLACNFRRIPLKVLSRGIAVALFAAFYIVIFRTDYLSSTGIWLRDWQPWYTYRLFGMESGFLAFAKNSMPKEPDTYSSDKVKSIISTSEKKNASLGQDASLVQPENIICIMDEAFSDLTVYPNFRADTDLMPTIDSLKENTQSGHLLVSVKGGTTANTEYEFLTGNSCALSPSTVVYTSFIKDNQYSLARTLKAQGYRAVAMHPYLASGWSRTLVYPRMGFDEFLSLDNSSSFAGTDTVRGFVSDQADFESVIDQVKNKKKGEKLFLFNVTMQNHSSYNDPTLTSTAHTVGYSGMYKSQADQYLTLVTMTDQAVQTLIDYFSRSDEKTLICFWGDHQPEIGDDFWEYCLGKDQSSLNFDEQQLEYQSKFFIWANYDIPEKQDQLLSANDLSSYLLSLTGLQMTGYNRYLLGQMKSIPAMNAYGYLGTDGRMHEWNTDDVGSGEGEEFENYKCLIYNELTAGHSRDSGFFGLTDAGG